The Anaerotignum faecicola DNA segment TTAAAAAACTACCTAAGATGTATTTCACCAATATCACTGGCGGCGAACCTTTCATTCGTACAGACCTAAAAGATATTGTGCGTGAGTTGTATAGGAAGTCAGATCGCATCGTTATTTCAACTAATGGATTTTTTACCGACCGTATCGTAGATCTCTGTAAAGAGTTCCCGCAGATTGGTATTCGCATTTCCATTGAGGGTCTGGAGCATACGAACAATGAGATTCGTGGTCTGGAAAACGGTTACCAACGTGGTTACGGCACACTGAAGAAACTGCGTGAGATGGGTATGAAGGACGTTGGTTTCGGAATGACCGTGCAGGACAAGAATGCTCCTGACCTTGTGCCGCTGTATAAGATTTCTGATGAAATGGGAATGGAGTTTGCAACCGCCTCCCTGCACAACAGCTTCTACTTCGTGGAGGCAAAGAATATCATCCTTGATCGTTCGATGGTTGCAAAGAACTTAGAAAACCTAGTCAACGAACTGCTCCACAGCAACAGCCCGAAGAAGTGGTTCCGCGCTTACTTCAACCACGGTCTGATCAACTATATTTATGGCCAAAAACGCCTGTTGCCTTGCGACATGAGTTTTGATACCTTTTTCATCGACCCTTATGGTGATGTTATGCCCTGTAACGGG contains these protein-coding regions:
- a CDS encoding radical SAM protein; amino-acid sequence: KKLPKMYFTNITGGEPFIRTDLKDIVRELYRKSDRIVISTNGFFTDRIVDLCKEFPQIGIRISIEGLEHTNNEIRGLENGYQRGYGTLKKLREMGMKDVGFGMTVQDKNAPDLVPLYKISDEMGMEFATASLHNSFYFVEAKNIILDRSMVAKNLENLVNELLHSNSPKKWFRAYFNHGLINYIYGQKRLLPCDMSFDTFFIDPYGDVMPCNG